In Pantoea cypripedii, the DNA window TTATCCTGACGAATTATTTACCGTTCCACGCTCTCAGACGCGCTTCACGTACCTGCAACTGCTGTTCCGGCGTCAGCTTGTTGTAATTTTCCGCCATCCCACTTTCCCAGTCACCGTACAGCGGGTTGGGCAGCACGATAAACTGCGTGCCAAAGCGCTGATGATTGCTGCTGACAAACGCCTGACGCTGCTGATTGCCCTGGTGCCAGGTGGTACCACCAAAGTCATTCAGGTTGTCTCCGGCGTACAGCACCACGTTATAGCCTTCGGCTTTGATCGCATCAAAACGCGCCTGTTTGTTGGAACTGCCGGTGCTGAGTCGTACCGTTTTATCATTAACTCCGCTGAAACCCAGCTTCTTCAGGTTATCCACCGTGGCGGCGTAATCCTTTTGATCACGGTTGGAGACGTAAAACATAGTGCCGCCGTGGCTATTAACGTAGTTGGCAAATTCCACTGCACCCGGCACCGCTAAAGCCTGACGTGCCTGAGTCCAGGCTGACCAGGTTTTTCCGCTAAATGGCTGACCATTTTTTGCCTGCCACGCACTGTAGGCGCTGTTATCGATCATGGTTTCATCAAGGTCGACGATCACGGCCTTGGGTTTACCGGCCAGCGAGGGTGCCTGATCAAATGCCATACGCGCGGTGTTGAACGCCTGCCAGCTCAGGGCCTGATACTCGCCCGATTGCTGGAACCAGTTTACCGCCAGTACCGATTGCTGGCCGAGCTGCGCCTGTGCCTGCTGTTTCGAGGGCTGCGCACAGCCGGTGAGCGCCAGCGCCATCAGGCCGGAGGTGACCAGCCAGGTGGTTTTTTTCATCATTTCATCCTTAAGTGATTACGGTCAGTTTGTGTAAAGCTGTCAAAATGTAGCAGTTAACGTAAGCTGTTGGCAGCAGAAAGCGATCGACACGATAAAGGAGATACTTATGGCTCACCCCGAACATCAGGTAGCACGCTCAGCATTACTCGATGCACTGGGCTGGCTGGAGTATGCCTTTCAGCCTGCGGGCGTACCGGCCCCCAGTGACGCTGCTTATGGTCATCAGCGCCACAGCGCCAACGTGGTGATGGCGGGTGACAACCTGCCGCCAAAAAGCTGCGAATCCGATGGCGTGATTGGTGAGGGTACGCGCCCGGTTGCGATCTACACGGCCGATTGCCTGCCGGTGCTGTTCGCCGATACCCGCAAACATCAGGTTGCCGCGGTACATGCCGGGTTGAAAGGAACCTTATCCGGCGTACTGAATAGCGCCATTGACCGCCTGCTGGCGCTGGGCGCTCAGCCCGATACCCTGCATGTCGCCATCGGTCCGGCGATTGGGCCGTGCTGCTATGAACTGGGCGAGGATTTAGTGACGCAAATGCAGGCTCAGCCCAGCTTGCCCACGCTGAACTGGTCCGCCACCCAGCCGCAAAACCCGCAGGCCATCCGGCCTCAGGCACGCGCGCAGCAGCAGGGCATTTGGTTTGATTTGCCACATCTGGCACGGGGATTATTGCAGCAACGCGGCATTCCGGCCCAACAGATTGAAGTGGTGCCGGTATGTACCTATTGCATGGCCGAAGCCGGTTCCAGCTACCGCTACAACACCCATTTTGCCAGCGGTTATCAATCCCGCTTCTCATGGATTCGCTGTCGCGATTGAATGGTTTCGCCCATAAAGATCTGGTAGTTAAGATCGATGCTGTCGGCATTGAAGGCCGGATCGGCAATTTTCTTCAATAGCAGCTCCGCCGCCTGCAGGCCAATGGCGTAGCGCGGCGTGATCACACTGGCGAGGCTGGGATACATTTCCCGGCTGATATCAAGGCCGTGAAAGCCGGTAATGGCAATCTTATCCGGCACCGCAATCCCCCGTCGCTGGCACCACAGCAGCGCGCCCAGCGAAATATCGTCATTGGTACAGAAGACCGCGTCCAGCTCCGGATGCAGCCGCAGCGCCTGCTCCAGCATTGTCGCGCCGAGCCGCTGCGATGAAAGGGTACGCGGATTCATCCGCGCCGCACGTAGCCCCCGTTCCTGCATCGCTTTGCGGAATCCCTGGAAGCGAAACTCATCCCGACGATCGTCCAGCGAGCCAAGATAGACCACACAGCGCCGCCCCTGCTCCAGCAACGTGCGCGTCATATCATAACCTGCATTGAAGTTGTTAAAACCCACCTGCATATCGAGGCACGGCCCCTGGGTATCCATCACTTCGACGATGGGGATTTTTGCTGCACGCAGAGACTTTACCGTGCGCCGCGTATGCTGCTTTTCACACAGGATGATGCCATCAATATTCCACGACAGCAGATTGAGCACCTGCTCTTCTTCGCTCATCGCATCGTAGTTGTAGTGGGCAATCAGGGTCTGGTAGTGACCGGCGCGAGTGGCATGTTCGATGCCGCTCAGCAGGTCAGCAAAGATCTGGTTTTTAAACGAAGGAATCAGCACGCCCAGCGTGTTGCTTTTTGCGGGTGACGGCACCCCGGCCACAGGCTGGGGCACGTAGTTCAGCGCCTCCATCACCCGCGCAATGCGTTGACCGGTCTGGCTCGCCACCTTATCCGGCGTGCGCAGGTAGCGGCTGACGGTCATTTTGGTGACACCCGCCAGCTCGGCAATGTCCTGGAGTGAGATACGCTGCTCAGTCATGATGGCTCACCTCCCTGTGCAGCCACATCGGTTAGTGAATCAATGAATTGAGGATCAACACACCAGCCAGACCCAGCACCGAGATCAGCGTTTCCATTACCGTCCAGGTTTTCAGCGTCTCAACCACGCTGAGGTTGAAATAACCTTTGAACAGCCAGAACCCCGGATCGTTAACGTGTGAGGCGATCACACTGCCCGATCCCACGGCCAGCACCATCAGGGCCGGATCGGCGTGGGTCGCCGCGATAATCGGCGTCACAATCCCGGCGGTGGTGATGGCCGCCACCGTCGCCGAACCCAGCGCAACACGCAGCATCGCGGCCACGGTCCAGCACATCAGCAGCGGAGACAACGAGGAACCTTTCATCATATCGGCGATATAGTTGCCGACGCCGCTGTCCACCAGCACCTGTTTGAAGGCTCCGCCACCGGCGATGATAAAGACGATCATGGCGATGGCGGCGATAGACTCTCCGCACATGTCCATCACCTCACCCATCTTACGACCGTTGCGCAGACCCAGCGTCAACACCGCAATCACCACGGCGATAAACAACGCCACTGCCGGGTTACCGATAAATTCAAAGAACTGGCGCAGCGGGTTCTCTTTCGGCGTGGTCAGCTCAAACACCGCAGCAATCGCCATCAACACCACCGGGATGACGGCGGCGAAGATGCTGATACCAAAGCCGGGCATCTCTTCTTCAGTGAAGATCTTCGGGTTATACAGCCCTTCCGGCGGTGATTTTTCAAAGCTTTTGAGGAATTTTGAGAAGATTGGGCCTGCGACAATGACGGTTGGAATGGTGATGATCATGCCATACAGCAGCGTGGTGCCGAGGTTCGCACCGAAAATGGTGGCGATCGCCGTTGGCCCCGGATGCGGCGGCAGGAAGCAGTGGGTAACCGACAGCGCAGCCACCATCGGCACACCGACATACAACAACGGTAAACCGGCCGCCGCCACGATGGTGAACACCAGCGGCAGCAGCAGCACAAACCCCACTTCATAGAACATCGCCAGGCCCACAATCAGGCCAGTGACCACCAGCGCCCATTGCAGCCGTTCCTTACCGAAGGCGGCAATCAGCGTCGTGGCGACACGTTGCGCGGCCCCGGTGTCAGACACCAGCCGCCCGAGCATGGCACCAAAGCCCAGAATCATCGCCAGCCCGCCCAGCGTCGAACCGATCCCTTTCTGGATCGACGCCATGACATTCAGCGGCGTCATCCCTTCGGCGATTCCCACCACCGCAGAGACAAACACCAACGCGATAAAGCCGTTGATCTTAAATACAATCATCAACACCAGCAGGAGAACCACGCCCAAAACAATTATGGTTATTGGCATTTTTTATTATCCATAGAGAGACAAGAGGTGATTAAGGTTTAGGCGCACCCTGGTGAATGCGCCAATTGAATCACACCGCCACGCGCATACCACCATCGACAAACAACAGGTGACCATTAATAAAATCAGAGGCTTTGGAGGACAGGAACACGGCAGCACCGATCAGTTCCTCGGGTTTGCCCCAGCGCGCTGCCGGAGTACGTTTGGTGAGCCAGCCGGTAAAGGCGGGATCGTCCGCCAGTGCCTGAGTCATTTCAGTCACGAAATAACCGGGAGCAATGGCGTTGACCTGGATATTGTGGCGCGCCAGTTCCACGCACATGCCACGTGTCAGCATGGTCACCGCCCCTTTGGATGCGGCGTAAGGCGTGATGGTGTCGCGCCCCAGTTCGCTCTGCATCGAACCGATGTTGATGATTTTGCCCTGCTGACGATCCACCATTTTCTTCGCCACGGTTTGTGAGACGAGGAACACGGCCGTCTGGTTAACCGCAATGACGTCATTCCAGTCCTGTTCCGGGAATTCGAGGAACGGCCGACGGCGCTGAATCCCGGCGTTGTTCACCAGCACATCAATGGCACCCCACTCGGCTTCAATCTCGTCCACGGCCTGCTGAACCTGGGCTGACTGCGTCACATCAAATGCCTTCGCCTGGGCGCGCAGCCCCAGATCGCGCAGTTTGGCGGCGGCCTGTTCCGCACCGCCCAGGGTGGTGGCATTAACGATCACTTCCGCACCCGCCTCGGCCAGGCCACGCGCCAGCAGGAAACCAATGCCGCGCGCCGAACCGGTGATCAGGACGCGTTTACCTTCGAGGGAAAAAAGCTGACTCATAACCATCTCCTTAAAATGTTAACTGGACTTTTGCGGCACGGGTTTTGTCACCCGCAAACTGCAGCGCAGCATCAATGTCCTGCCAGCCATACTCGCCGCTGAACAACGGCAGTGGGTTGACAATGCCCTGAGCCAGCCACTCGACGGCGGTGTTGAATTCGTGGGTAAAACGGAAGGAACCGACCAGGTTAATCTCTTTGGCAATCAGCTGCATAATCGGGAACGCGGGGATGGCACCGCCCATACCCACCTGCACCAGCGTGCCTTTGGCGCACACCACATCAAGGCAACGTTGCAGCGATGACGGATGCCCGGAGGCTTCGAACGCCACATCAAAATAGCCTTTATCGGCCAGATACGGTGTGAAGTCGCCGCTGGCAGCATGAATCACGTCAGTGGCCCCCATCTGCTGCGCCATGGCCAGCGAACGCTCGCTGATATCGCTGCACACCACCGACGCCGCACCGCGTGCTTTAGCCGCGGCGGCAATCAGGCAACCGATCGGGCCAACCCCGGAGATAAATACATGCTTGCCACTGAGATCGCCTGCCTGATGGGTGGCGTGAATGCACACCGCCAGCGGCTCGGCAAATACCATCACACTTTCATCCGCATCCTGGGGAAAGGGTATGCACTGCGCGCTATCCACCACTTTGTACTGGGTGAAACCGCCGTCAACGTGTGGCACATACATGGCGCTGCCAAAGAAACGCATGGAGACGCACTGGTTCTCCTGCTCACGCTGGCAATATTTGCAGGTGCCGCAGGGCTTAGAAGGGTTTACTGCCACTTTCTGATCGGGCTTCAGTCGCGGATCGTCGCTTTCGACCACGAAACCTATCACCTCATGGCCAAGAATCATCGGCATTTTGACTTCAAAGCTGCCAACTTTTCCTTCCTGATAATAATGCAGATCCGAGCCGCAAATGCCGCCGCGCGTAATGCGCACCAGCGTGCCTTTGCCGTTCCACTCCACCTGCTGCTGTGCCACGCTGACTTGTTGTTTTCCGGTGATCACGCAGGATTGCGTTTCGATATTCATAACTTCCCCATTCAATGGTGTTGCAATGGGGGCCATAAAACCGGGTTACCGGGGTTAAAACTGTGACGAAGATCACTCAAAAACATGTTACGAAAAAGCTGTTACGCATAACGTGATACCGGATCGCCGCACCCGCAACTTACGAGAGAAATATCCAGGTTATCGCCAGACCGGTCCTGGTTACCCGCAGCCATCGACATGAGAGGATACGCCCATCCTCTATGGGGATAGCTGGATTGAGTCTCAGTAATTAATAACTACAGAGCTAAGCAATTAGCCATGACCTTAATGCCATTTCAGGGTGAGTAAGTCTTTCCCGTGCCTGGGTAAAGGATGTCCGATTCTTGCGCCCGTACTTACCACCCTGCTTTTTTTGATGTGACTCACAGGCTGAATACGTCCCACTTCCTTCCTGATAAATACCCATTAAAGTTAACTCATCCGACCACTTCGTTAGTGAGTGATTATGACTGAGTACCCTGCGCTGTTCACCCCGCTGGATTTAGGTTTTACCCAACTTAAAAATCGCTTTCTGATGGGCTCCATGCACACCGGTCTGGAAGAACATACCGACGGGGCTGAACGGCTGGCCGCCTTTTATGCCGAACGGGCGCGTGAAGGCGTGGCGCTGA includes these proteins:
- the idnO gene encoding gluconate 5-dehydrogenase; its protein translation is MSQLFSLEGKRVLITGSARGIGFLLARGLAEAGAEVIVNATTLGGAEQAAAKLRDLGLRAQAKAFDVTQSAQVQQAVDEIEAEWGAIDVLVNNAGIQRRRPFLEFPEQDWNDVIAVNQTAVFLVSQTVAKKMVDRQQGKIINIGSMQSELGRDTITPYAASKGAVTMLTRGMCVELARHNIQVNAIAPGYFVTEMTQALADDPAFTGWLTKRTPAARWGKPEELIGAAVFLSSKASDFINGHLLFVDGGMRVAV
- the idnD gene encoding L-idonate 5-dehydrogenase, with the translated sequence MNIETQSCVITGKQQVSVAQQQVEWNGKGTLVRITRGGICGSDLHYYQEGKVGSFEVKMPMILGHEVIGFVVESDDPRLKPDQKVAVNPSKPCGTCKYCQREQENQCVSMRFFGSAMYVPHVDGGFTQYKVVDSAQCIPFPQDADESVMVFAEPLAVCIHATHQAGDLSGKHVFISGVGPIGCLIAAAAKARGAASVVCSDISERSLAMAQQMGATDVIHAASGDFTPYLADKGYFDVAFEASGHPSSLQRCLDVVCAKGTLVQVGMGGAIPAFPIMQLIAKEINLVGSFRFTHEFNTAVEWLAQGIVNPLPLFSGEYGWQDIDAALQFAGDKTRAAKVQLTF
- a CDS encoding polyphenol oxidase family protein, with protein sequence MAHPEHQVARSALLDALGWLEYAFQPAGVPAPSDAAYGHQRHSANVVMAGDNLPPKSCESDGVIGEGTRPVAIYTADCLPVLFADTRKHQVAAVHAGLKGTLSGVLNSAIDRLLALGAQPDTLHVAIGPAIGPCCYELGEDLVTQMQAQPSLPTLNWSATQPQNPQAIRPQARAQQQGIWFDLPHLARGLLQQRGIPAQQIEVVPVCTYCMAEAGSSYRYNTHFASGYQSRFSWIRCRD
- the idnR gene encoding DNA-binding transcriptional regulator IdnR, producing the protein MTEQRISLQDIAELAGVTKMTVSRYLRTPDKVASQTGQRIARVMEALNYVPQPVAGVPSPAKSNTLGVLIPSFKNQIFADLLSGIEHATRAGHYQTLIAHYNYDAMSEEEQVLNLLSWNIDGIILCEKQHTRRTVKSLRAAKIPIVEVMDTQGPCLDMQVGFNNFNAGYDMTRTLLEQGRRCVVYLGSLDDRRDEFRFQGFRKAMQERGLRAARMNPRTLSSQRLGATMLEQALRLHPELDAVFCTNDDISLGALLWCQRRGIAVPDKIAITGFHGLDISREMYPSLASVITPRYAIGLQAAELLLKKIADPAFNADSIDLNYQIFMGETIQSRQRIHEKRD
- a CDS encoding 5'-nucleotidase, lipoprotein e(P4) family; this translates as MKKTTWLVTSGLMALALTGCAQPSKQQAQAQLGQQSVLAVNWFQQSGEYQALSWQAFNTARMAFDQAPSLAGKPKAVIVDLDETMIDNSAYSAWQAKNGQPFSGKTWSAWTQARQALAVPGAVEFANYVNSHGGTMFYVSNRDQKDYAATVDNLKKLGFSGVNDKTVRLSTGSSNKQARFDAIKAEGYNVVLYAGDNLNDFGGTTWHQGNQQRQAFVSSNHQRFGTQFIVLPNPLYGDWESGMAENYNKLTPEQQLQVREARLRAWNGK
- a CDS encoding gluconate:H+ symporter — its product is MPITIIVLGVVLLLVLMIVFKINGFIALVFVSAVVGIAEGMTPLNVMASIQKGIGSTLGGLAMILGFGAMLGRLVSDTGAAQRVATTLIAAFGKERLQWALVVTGLIVGLAMFYEVGFVLLLPLVFTIVAAAGLPLLYVGVPMVAALSVTHCFLPPHPGPTAIATIFGANLGTTLLYGMIITIPTVIVAGPIFSKFLKSFEKSPPEGLYNPKIFTEEEMPGFGISIFAAVIPVVLMAIAAVFELTTPKENPLRQFFEFIGNPAVALFIAVVIAVLTLGLRNGRKMGEVMDMCGESIAAIAMIVFIIAGGGAFKQVLVDSGVGNYIADMMKGSSLSPLLMCWTVAAMLRVALGSATVAAITTAGIVTPIIAATHADPALMVLAVGSGSVIASHVNDPGFWLFKGYFNLSVVETLKTWTVMETLISVLGLAGVLILNSLIH